In the genome of Leeuwenhoekiella sp. MAR_2009_132, one region contains:
- a CDS encoding GbsR/MarR family transcriptional regulator codes for MEFKEAKDQFLQTWGALGSQWGINKTMAQIHALLMISPDSLSMEDIMEELQISRGNASMNLRGLIDWGIVYKEYKPGERREYFVADQDVDSLARKIAIERSKREVKPALRVLAGVKNFDDDNSNEALKFKMKTQELHDFVEKADTMLEKIINQKENWITKTIMKLMT; via the coding sequence ATGGAATTTAAAGAAGCAAAAGATCAATTTTTACAAACCTGGGGAGCATTGGGCTCTCAATGGGGTATTAATAAAACAATGGCGCAAATACATGCTCTTTTAATGATATCGCCAGATTCACTATCAATGGAGGATATAATGGAAGAATTACAGATTTCCCGCGGAAATGCCAGTATGAATTTACGTGGCCTTATAGATTGGGGGATTGTATATAAAGAATATAAGCCCGGTGAACGTCGTGAATATTTTGTTGCTGATCAAGATGTTGATTCTTTAGCCCGCAAGATTGCAATTGAAAGAAGTAAACGTGAAGTAAAACCAGCACTACGAGTACTTGCAGGTGTTAAAAATTTTGATGATGACAATAGCAATGAAGCACTAAAATTTAAGATGAAAACGCAAGAATTACACGACTTTGTTGAAAAGGCTGATACCATGCTTGAAAAGATAATTAACCAAAAAGAAAATTGGATTACAAAAACGATAATGAAGCTTATGACCTAA
- a CDS encoding DoxX-like family protein has product MVINKLQYLVFNYFIVSVWLINGLVCKMLNLVPRHQEIVGEILGNKYAPQLTILIGFSEIIMSIWILSRYKQQLNAWLQIGIILLMNCLEFICVPNLLMWGKFNLVFAVLFCGFIYYTNFILTKQ; this is encoded by the coding sequence ATGGTGATAAATAAATTACAATATCTTGTTTTCAATTATTTCATTGTTAGTGTTTGGCTAATAAATGGTTTAGTCTGTAAAATGCTAAACTTAGTTCCCAGACATCAAGAAATAGTAGGTGAAATTCTGGGAAACAAATATGCTCCTCAATTGACTATTTTAATAGGTTTTTCTGAAATTATAATGTCTATTTGGATTTTATCTCGTTACAAACAGCAATTAAATGCGTGGTTACAAATAGGAATAATTTTATTAATGAATTGCCTTGAGTTTATCTGTGTTCCTAATTTATTAATGTGGGGAAAATTTAATCTTGTATTTGCTGTATTATTCTGTGGGTTTATATACTACACAAACTTTATCCTAACAAAACAATAA
- a CDS encoding DUF2071 domain-containing protein, whose protein sequence is MAITLKNHPFAVEAFFQNSTVLTFAVAKEELTPLIPSCLELDTLDDKWGFIAVAMVDTKDLRPKGFPKFMGNDFFLIGYRIFVRYIDQRDKRLRGLYIIKSETNKKLMQLMGNLFTHYNYSSTDIKHRKTDKGIEIKSVKSDFKLKIVTTKNTEITLPNSSPFTNWKKARRFAGPLPYTFTYNTEKKEVLIIEGVRQNWKPKAVEVLDYKFSFIDSLKFKEIHLANAFSITNVPYYWKKGKIELWS, encoded by the coding sequence ATGGCTATCACTCTAAAAAATCATCCTTTTGCAGTTGAAGCATTTTTTCAAAATTCAACTGTTTTAACTTTTGCTGTAGCTAAAGAGGAGTTAACACCACTAATACCTTCTTGTTTAGAATTAGACACCTTAGATGACAAGTGGGGGTTTATAGCTGTGGCAATGGTTGATACTAAAGACTTACGTCCTAAAGGTTTTCCAAAATTTATGGGGAATGATTTTTTTTTAATTGGCTACCGCATATTTGTGCGTTATATAGATCAAAGAGACAAAAGGCTTCGAGGTTTGTATATTATAAAATCTGAAACTAATAAAAAGCTTATGCAATTAATGGGTAACTTATTTACCCATTATAACTATTCCTCAACAGATATCAAACATCGCAAAACTGACAAAGGCATCGAGATAAAATCTGTAAAATCTGATTTTAAACTTAAAATTGTCACAACTAAGAATACCGAAATTACGCTTCCTAATAGCTCTCCATTTACTAATTGGAAAAAAGCACGACGATTTGCAGGTCCCTTGCCATATACATTTACTTACAATACAGAAAAGAAAGAGGTTTTAATAATTGAAGGGGTACGGCAAAACTGGAAACCCAAAGCTGTTGAAGTTTTAGATTATAAGTTTTCATTTATAGACTCTTTAAAGTTTAAAGAAATACATCTTGCAAATGCTTTTTCTATCACTAATGTTCCTTATTACTGGAAAAAAGGAAAAATTGAATTATGGAGTTAA
- a CDS encoding class I SAM-dependent methyltransferase — MLWLNKLKLNSSKIKQVVNINAGFDETSFIMNKKFETAQIRVFDFYDSKRHTEPAIVRARKVSSVFPNTQQINSRQIPMSNKSADIIFLLSALHEIRSNSEKIDFLKECRRVLKPEGHLIIVEHLRDLPNLLAFSFGFTHFFSKKTWLDVLKKARFVETREFKFTPFMSIFVSNI; from the coding sequence ATGCTATGGTTAAATAAATTAAAACTGAACTCATCAAAAATTAAGCAGGTCGTTAATATTAACGCTGGCTTTGATGAAACTAGCTTTATTATGAACAAAAAATTTGAGACAGCTCAAATACGTGTTTTTGACTTTTATGATAGTAAAAGACATACAGAACCGGCAATCGTGAGGGCTCGTAAGGTGAGCTCGGTATTTCCTAATACACAACAAATAAATTCACGACAAATCCCTATGAGTAATAAATCTGCAGATATAATATTTTTACTTTCTGCCTTGCATGAAATAAGATCAAACTCAGAAAAAATAGATTTTTTAAAAGAGTGTAGAAGGGTTCTGAAACCAGAAGGACATTTAATTATCGTAGAACACTTAAGAGATCTGCCTAATTTGCTAGCCTTCTCATTCGGTTTTACACATTTCTTTTCTAAAAAAACCTGGCTAGATGTTTTAAAAAAAGCTCGTTTTGTTGAAACAAGAGAATTTAAATTCACACCATTTATGTCAATTTTTGTAAGCAACATATGA
- the gcvP gene encoding aminomethyl-transferring glycine dehydrogenase has translation MRTDVFALRHIGSRPEEKEEMLKAIGVDSIDQLIYETLPDGIKLKKPLDLEPALSEYEYATHINTLASKNKLFKTYIGLGYHEAKIPAVIQRNILENPGWYTAYTPYQAEIAQGRLEALLNFQTMIADLTGMELANASLLDESTAAAEAMTLLAAVRTRDQKKNDVVKFFVDKEVLPQTLSVLQTRAIPVGVELVVGNPQEFEFGTDFFGALLQYPSASGEVHDYAGFIAKAKDADIKIAVAADIMSLVLLESPGHLGADVVVGTTQRFGIPLGYGGPHAAYFATREEYKRNIPGRIIGVTKDRNGNRALRMALQTREQHIKRDKATSNICTAQVLLAVMAGMYTVYHGPKGLKYIATKIHRTTATLADALENLGLYQLNSAYFDTIRVKTDAKAVRSFAEASEINFYYPDADTVSVSINETTSLADLNKIIAVFAEALGKEFTHLDQLIDAEEFPETLRRKTEFMTNPVFNSYHSETELMRYIKKLERKDLSLNHSMISLGSCTMKLNAASEMLPLSDPRWGGIHPFVPIEQAQGYQEVLTKLESQLNEITGFAGTSLQPNSGAQGEYAGLMVIRAYHESRGDSHRNICLIPSSAHGTNPASAVMAGMQVVVTKANESGNIDVDDLREKAEKYKDNLAAIMVTYPSTHGVYESAIQEITGIIHENGGQVYMDGANMNAQVGLTNPGAIGADVCHLNLHKTFAIPHGGGGPGVGPICVAKQLVPFLPTNPVIKTGGEQAITAISAAPWGSSLVCLISYAYIKMLGADGLRESTEAAILNANYIKERLKGSFEVLYSGEMGRAAHEMIIDCRPFKDNGIEVVDIAKRLIDYGFHAPTVSFPVAGTMMIEPTESESKSELDRFCDAMNSIRKEIDAATAENENNVLKNAPHTLMMLTADSWDLPYTREQAAYPLEYVADNKFWPTVRRVDDAYGDRNLICTCAPIEEYMEEA, from the coding sequence ATGAGAACAGATGTTTTTGCTTTAAGGCATATAGGATCAAGACCGGAAGAGAAAGAGGAGATGTTAAAGGCGATAGGGGTTGATTCTATAGATCAACTTATTTATGAGACTTTGCCTGATGGTATTAAATTAAAGAAGCCATTAGACTTAGAACCTGCTTTGAGTGAATATGAGTACGCAACTCATATAAATACGCTTGCAAGCAAAAATAAATTGTTTAAAACCTATATAGGCTTAGGGTATCACGAAGCTAAAATACCTGCGGTAATTCAGCGAAATATTTTAGAAAATCCGGGTTGGTATACAGCTTATACTCCCTATCAGGCAGAAATTGCTCAGGGACGTTTAGAAGCATTGCTAAACTTTCAAACGATGATTGCAGATCTTACCGGTATGGAGCTGGCAAATGCATCCTTACTTGATGAGTCTACAGCAGCAGCAGAAGCGATGACTTTATTAGCTGCGGTGCGTACCCGTGATCAGAAGAAAAATGATGTAGTTAAATTTTTTGTAGATAAAGAGGTTTTACCACAAACACTTTCAGTACTTCAAACACGGGCTATTCCTGTAGGAGTAGAATTAGTAGTAGGAAACCCTCAGGAATTTGAGTTTGGCACAGACTTTTTCGGGGCTTTATTACAATATCCTTCTGCTAGTGGTGAGGTTCACGATTATGCCGGGTTTATAGCCAAAGCAAAAGATGCAGATATTAAAATTGCAGTTGCTGCAGACATTATGAGTCTGGTGTTATTAGAATCACCGGGTCATTTAGGAGCAGATGTAGTTGTAGGTACAACGCAACGTTTTGGTATTCCGTTAGGTTACGGTGGTCCACACGCAGCGTATTTTGCTACACGTGAAGAATATAAGAGAAATATTCCCGGGCGTATTATAGGGGTTACTAAAGACCGTAATGGTAACCGTGCATTACGTATGGCCTTACAAACTCGTGAACAACATATTAAACGAGATAAGGCAACTTCAAATATATGTACAGCTCAGGTTTTACTTGCTGTAATGGCGGGTATGTACACTGTATATCACGGTCCAAAAGGATTAAAATATATAGCTACAAAAATTCATCGTACGACAGCTACCTTAGCTGATGCCTTAGAAAATTTAGGTTTGTATCAACTAAATTCAGCTTACTTTGATACCATCCGTGTTAAAACAGATGCTAAAGCGGTGCGAAGTTTTGCAGAAGCTAGTGAAATTAATTTTTACTATCCAGATGCTGATACGGTTTCAGTATCTATTAATGAAACAACAAGCCTCGCAGATTTAAATAAAATCATAGCTGTTTTTGCGGAAGCTTTAGGTAAAGAATTCACGCATTTAGATCAACTCATAGATGCAGAGGAATTCCCGGAAACTTTACGTCGTAAAACAGAATTTATGACCAATCCTGTTTTTAACAGCTACCATTCAGAAACTGAATTGATGCGTTATATTAAAAAACTGGAGCGTAAAGATTTATCCTTGAATCACAGTATGATTTCTTTAGGATCCTGTACGATGAAGCTTAATGCAGCATCAGAAATGTTACCCTTAAGTGACCCTCGTTGGGGAGGAATACACCCATTTGTACCTATAGAACAGGCACAGGGATACCAAGAAGTTCTTACTAAATTAGAAAGTCAGTTAAACGAAATAACCGGTTTTGCAGGTACTTCATTACAGCCTAACTCTGGTGCGCAGGGTGAGTATGCAGGTCTAATGGTTATTAGAGCGTATCACGAGAGTAGAGGAGATAGCCATCGTAATATATGTTTAATACCATCATCTGCCCATGGTACAAATCCTGCAAGTGCTGTAATGGCAGGGATGCAGGTTGTAGTAACTAAGGCAAATGAATCTGGTAATATTGACGTAGATGATTTACGTGAAAAAGCAGAAAAATATAAAGACAATCTGGCTGCAATAATGGTTACCTACCCGTCTACACACGGTGTATACGAGAGCGCTATTCAGGAAATTACCGGTATTATTCATGAAAATGGAGGTCAGGTTTATATGGATGGTGCAAATATGAATGCTCAGGTAGGATTGACAAATCCCGGAGCCATTGGTGCAGATGTTTGTCACCTTAACTTACATAAAACCTTCGCTATACCTCACGGTGGTGGTGGTCCTGGTGTAGGTCCTATTTGTGTTGCAAAACAGCTGGTTCCTTTTTTACCTACTAACCCCGTTATTAAAACTGGAGGTGAGCAGGCAATAACAGCTATTTCAGCAGCTCCCTGGGGTTCTTCTTTAGTGTGTCTGATTAGTTATGCATATATAAAAATGCTGGGAGCAGACGGTCTAAGAGAATCTACAGAAGCAGCTATTCTAAATGCAAACTATATAAAAGAGCGTTTAAAAGGTTCTTTCGAAGTCTTGTATTCTGGAGAAATGGGGCGAGCAGCACACGAGATGATTATAGATTGTCGCCCGTTTAAAGATAATGGTATAGAAGTAGTAGATATTGCAAAACGTCTTATTGATTACGGATTTCATGCACCTACAGTATCATTCCCGGTTGCAGGAACAATGATGATTGAGCCTACTGAAAGTGAAAGTAAATCTGAACTAGATCGTTTTTGCGATGCAATGAATAGTATTAGAAAAGAGATTGACGCAGCAACTGCAGAAAACGAAAACAATGTACTTAAGAACGCACCACACACGCTAATGATGCTTACAGCAGATTCCTGGGATTTACCATATACAAGAGAGCAGGCCGCTTACCCGCTTGAATATGTGGCAGACAATAAATTCTGGCCTACTGTACGTCGTGTTGATGATGCTTATGGTGATCGTAATTTAATTTGTACATGTGCTCCTATAGAAGAATATATGGAAGAAGCATAA
- a CDS encoding sigma-70 family RNA polymerase sigma factor — MADHQLNPQKWVDKYSDYLYNYTIVKVNDKEIAEDIISETFLAGLKSMKNFKGEASERTWLISILKRKIIDHYRKINSNKGKAEVRMNYANDDEAGDWLEERVADPFDKTAEDDLENTELGVAIYACIDKLPEKQAAIFRKKTIEGQDTETICKEFDITPSNLWVIIHRARTALASCLEENWL, encoded by the coding sequence ATGGCAGACCACCAACTCAATCCCCAAAAATGGGTGGATAAATACTCTGATTATCTCTACAATTACACAATTGTAAAGGTTAATGATAAAGAGATTGCTGAAGATATTATTTCAGAAACTTTTTTAGCCGGGTTAAAATCTATGAAAAATTTTAAAGGGGAAGCCAGTGAACGTACCTGGCTTATCTCTATTCTTAAGCGTAAAATTATAGATCATTACCGCAAAATAAACTCTAACAAGGGGAAGGCTGAGGTGCGTATGAATTACGCAAATGATGATGAGGCTGGTGATTGGTTAGAGGAGCGTGTTGCAGACCCTTTTGATAAAACAGCAGAAGATGACTTGGAGAATACAGAATTAGGTGTTGCAATTTATGCCTGTATTGATAAATTACCTGAAAAGCAAGCCGCTATATTTCGTAAAAAAACAATTGAAGGACAGGATACAGAAACTATTTGTAAAGAATTTGATATTACACCGTCTAATTTATGGGTAATCATTCACAGGGCTCGTACAGCGCTTGCGAGTTGCTTAGAAGAAAATTGGTTATAA
- a CDS encoding methyltransferase, with amino-acid sequence MYEKTFPNKRYAKTAKFLEEVLPIKSSILDLGVENPFSEIMKTLGFQVQNTSGEDLDINTEAVINTDVDAVTAFEIFEHLLAPFNVLSEIKATKLVASIPLKLWFSPAYQSKTDKWDRHYHEFEDWQFDWLLEKSGWVIKRREKFTHPVKKIGFRPLLRLFTPRYYLIYAERK; translated from the coding sequence GTGTACGAAAAAACTTTTCCGAATAAGCGGTATGCAAAAACTGCAAAATTTTTAGAGGAAGTGCTTCCGATCAAAAGCTCTATACTTGATTTAGGAGTCGAAAATCCGTTTTCAGAAATAATGAAAACTCTGGGGTTTCAGGTTCAAAATACAAGCGGCGAAGACCTAGATATAAATACAGAGGCGGTAATAAATACAGATGTTGATGCCGTAACCGCTTTTGAGATTTTTGAACATTTACTAGCCCCTTTTAATGTTTTAAGCGAGATAAAAGCAACTAAGTTAGTCGCCAGCATACCCTTAAAACTATGGTTTTCTCCTGCCTACCAAAGTAAAACTGACAAGTGGGACCGGCATTATCACGAGTTTGAAGACTGGCAGTTTGACTGGCTTTTAGAAAAATCAGGGTGGGTTATTAAAAGGCGCGAAAAGTTTACACATCCCGTAAAAAAAATAGGTTTTAGACCATTATTGCGTCTTTTTACACCCAGATATTATTTGATTTACGCAGAGCGAAAATGA
- a CDS encoding glycosyltransferase: MKIVIIIPAYNEANLINLTLDSLLNQRFSAEKIIVVDDGSTDHTSAVVSKYAALHPTIELIQKDSEATHLPGSKVVQAFNYGLERLTTNYDLLCKFDADLIFPENYLETLVKHFRSNPKLGMYGGFCYVDKNGVWELENLTNKDHIRGALKCYRKACFEAINGLKTAMGWDTLDELLAQYHGWEVATNEHLQVRHLKPTGHTYSAKAKYKQGEAFYGMRYGLLLTLVASAKLALRKKSFQLFGDYVMGFYKAQKKHLPYLVTQEEGAFIRNLRWKKIKQKLF; encoded by the coding sequence ATGAAAATTGTAATCATCATACCTGCATATAACGAGGCAAATCTCATTAATTTAACTTTAGACTCTTTACTAAATCAGCGTTTTTCTGCTGAAAAAATAATCGTGGTAGATGATGGCAGTACAGATCATACGTCTGCTGTAGTTTCTAAATATGCAGCCTTGCATCCTACTATAGAACTTATTCAAAAAGACTCTGAAGCCACACACTTACCAGGAAGTAAAGTGGTACAGGCCTTTAATTATGGCTTAGAACGCCTAACAACCAATTATGATTTGCTGTGCAAGTTTGATGCAGATTTAATTTTTCCGGAAAATTATTTAGAAACATTAGTGAAGCATTTTAGGAGTAACCCTAAACTTGGGATGTACGGCGGCTTTTGTTATGTAGATAAAAATGGGGTTTGGGAGCTTGAAAATCTTACCAATAAAGATCATATACGTGGCGCTTTAAAGTGCTACCGTAAAGCATGTTTTGAAGCTATAAATGGTTTAAAAACTGCGATGGGCTGGGACACACTTGATGAATTGCTTGCCCAATATCACGGCTGGGAAGTAGCTACTAATGAACATTTGCAGGTTAGACACCTTAAGCCAACCGGGCACACGTATTCTGCCAAAGCAAAGTATAAGCAAGGTGAGGCGTTCTATGGGATGCGTTATGGCTTGTTACTAACTCTGGTAGCTTCCGCTAAGCTGGCCCTGCGTAAAAAGAGCTTTCAACTGTTCGGCGATTATGTAATGGGCTTTTATAAAGCACAAAAAAAACACCTTCCCTACTTAGTTACTCAAGAGGAAGGTGCTTTTATAAGAAATCTTCGATGGAAGAAGATTAAACAAAAATTATTTTAA
- the pafA gene encoding alkaline phosphatase PafA codes for MNFSFFKSFSIGLFLLLSVHSFSQAEPEKPRLVVGIVVDQMRYDYLTRFDKHYGNEGFKRLENEGFDCQNNHYNYVPTYTGPGHASVYTATTPQNHGIISNNWYNKFEKKDVYCAEDTTVASVGTANIPVGQMSPRRMKTTTVTDQNRLHTQMRGKTIGVAIKDRGSILPAGHTANGAYWFYGADEGRFVTSTYYMENLPKWVNDFNDKKKPESYMKVWDTYKPIKEYIESGSDLNDFEGGFRGKETATFPYDLKDLGATNGGYDILKTTPYGNSLTTDFAIAALDGEDLGKDLDTDFLAVSYSCTDYVGHNFGVNSKEIQDTYVRLDLELARLFKALDKQVGKGNYTVFLTADHAAVNVPAYLTSVKIPSGYFKGSEFNKELRAFVAQKYGRDDLIENISNYQVFFSYEVLKNEKINAEELQKDIKHFALQYEAVAMVYTRAQMEQGAYESGVASLVQKGFNQKRSGDVFIVLDPGYLSGGGTGSSHGSAFSYDTHVPLLFYGNGINKGKTTQKTVIPDIAATISALLGIEFPNGTTGEVISEVLK; via the coding sequence ATGAATTTTTCTTTTTTTAAGTCATTCTCAATAGGACTTTTTCTTTTATTGAGTGTGCACAGTTTTAGTCAGGCAGAACCAGAAAAACCCAGGCTGGTAGTTGGTATTGTTGTAGATCAAATGCGTTACGATTACTTAACCCGATTTGATAAGCACTATGGCAATGAGGGGTTTAAACGTTTAGAAAATGAAGGCTTTGACTGCCAGAACAACCACTATAATTATGTGCCTACCTATACCGGTCCTGGTCACGCATCTGTTTACACAGCTACTACTCCGCAAAATCACGGTATAATATCGAACAACTGGTATAATAAATTTGAGAAAAAAGATGTGTATTGTGCCGAAGATACTACGGTAGCGTCTGTAGGTACTGCAAATATCCCGGTAGGGCAAATGTCTCCACGACGTATGAAGACTACAACAGTAACAGATCAAAACAGGCTGCATACGCAAATGCGTGGAAAAACGATAGGTGTAGCAATAAAGGACCGAGGTTCAATTTTACCCGCAGGTCATACCGCAAACGGGGCATACTGGTTTTATGGTGCAGATGAGGGCCGATTTGTTACGAGTACTTATTATATGGAAAATCTCCCAAAGTGGGTAAACGATTTTAATGATAAAAAGAAGCCCGAATCGTACATGAAAGTTTGGGATACTTATAAGCCTATAAAAGAATATATAGAGAGTGGTAGTGATCTTAATGACTTTGAAGGAGGATTTCGTGGAAAAGAAACTGCTACTTTTCCTTATGATTTAAAAGATTTAGGAGCTACAAACGGTGGGTATGATATTTTAAAAACAACACCTTACGGAAATTCTCTAACCACAGATTTTGCCATTGCTGCACTTGACGGGGAAGATTTAGGTAAAGATTTAGATACAGATTTTCTTGCGGTGAGTTACAGTTGTACAGATTATGTAGGTCATAATTTTGGAGTGAATTCTAAAGAAATTCAAGATACTTATGTACGATTAGATTTAGAATTGGCACGTCTCTTTAAAGCTTTAGATAAGCAAGTAGGAAAGGGTAATTACACCGTTTTTCTTACTGCAGATCACGCCGCAGTGAATGTACCTGCGTATTTAACTAGTGTAAAAATTCCTTCAGGATACTTTAAAGGTTCAGAGTTTAATAAAGAACTTAGGGCTTTTGTAGCTCAAAAATATGGGAGAGATGATTTGATAGAAAATATATCGAACTATCAGGTATTTTTTAGCTACGAAGTGTTGAAAAATGAAAAAATTAATGCTGAAGAATTACAAAAAGATATTAAGCATTTTGCATTGCAATATGAGGCCGTGGCTATGGTGTATACACGTGCTCAAATGGAACAGGGAGCTTATGAAAGTGGTGTAGCTTCTTTAGTTCAGAAAGGATTTAATCAAAAGCGTAGTGGAGATGTGTTTATAGTTTTAGATCCAGGATATTTAAGCGGTGGCGGTACAGGGTCTTCTCATGGTTCTGCATTTAGTTACGATACACATGTACCTTTGCTTTTCTACGGAAATGGAATAAATAAGGGTAAAACCACACAAAAAACAGTGATACCAGATATCGCAGCTACAATTTCTGCCTTGTTAGGAATAGAGTTTCCTAACGGAACCACCGGTGAAGTGATTTCTGAAGTTTTAAAATAA
- a CDS encoding MlaE family ABC transporter permease, which produces MGYLKEIGLYFMMIKGVFIKPTKTSVLRNLVLKEIDDLIIGSLGIVCFISFFVGGVVAIQTALNMDNPILPKSLIGFASRQSIILEFAPTFISIIMAGKVGSFITSSIGTMRVTEQIDALEVMGINSLNYLVFPKIIAMLFYPFVIAIAMFLGILGGYTAAVLGGFSTGDQFIQGLQEDFIPFQLVYAFLKTFVFALLLATIPSFFGYYMKGGALEVGKASTTSFVWTSVFIILSNYVITQLLLS; this is translated from the coding sequence ATGGGATACCTAAAAGAGATTGGTCTTTATTTTATGATGATTAAGGGTGTATTTATTAAACCCACAAAGACCTCTGTACTACGCAATCTTGTTTTAAAAGAAATAGATGATTTAATCATAGGATCACTTGGTATCGTATGTTTTATCTCTTTTTTTGTAGGCGGTGTTGTTGCTATACAAACCGCATTAAATATGGATAACCCTATACTACCAAAGTCATTGATAGGCTTTGCCTCAAGACAATCTATCATTTTAGAATTTGCCCCTACATTTATTTCTATAATAATGGCTGGTAAAGTAGGGTCATTTATTACGTCGAGCATAGGCACGATGCGTGTAACCGAACAAATAGATGCACTCGAGGTAATGGGAATTAACTCATTAAATTATTTGGTTTTTCCTAAAATCATTGCAATGTTATTTTATCCTTTTGTTATTGCTATCGCAATGTTTCTGGGTATTTTAGGAGGGTACACTGCAGCCGTATTAGGTGGTTTTTCTACCGGTGATCAATTTATACAAGGGCTTCAGGAAGATTTCATACCATTTCAATTAGTCTATGCTTTCTTAAAAACTTTTGTTTTTGCTTTATTGCTTGCAACCATTCCTTCCTTTTTTGGGTATTACATGAAAGGTGGCGCGCTTGAAGTAGGTAAAGCCAGTACAACCTCATTTGTTTGGACCAGTGTATTTATTATTTTATCTAATTACGTTATCACTCAATTACTTTTAAGCTAA
- a CDS encoding ABC transporter ATP-binding protein, with product MIEVKDLKKGFGGDELVLKGISTTFEKGKTNLIIGQSGSGKTVFLKCLLGLFRPTEGRILYDGEAYSELSSENQRTLREQMGMVFQGSALFDSMTVEENIMFPLRMFTKQRKAERLERANAVIKRVNLIDANKKLPSEISGGMQKRVAIARAIVNNPKYLFCDEPNSGLDPRTATLIDNLIQEITHEYDITTIINTHDMNSVMEIGEKIVFLQKGHLAWEGSKDTIFKTDNKDVTDFVYSSDLFKKVREAVLKDQVNK from the coding sequence ATGATTGAAGTTAAAGATTTAAAGAAAGGATTTGGTGGAGATGAATTAGTCTTGAAAGGAATTTCCACGACTTTTGAAAAAGGAAAAACCAATCTGATTATAGGACAAAGTGGATCTGGTAAAACCGTTTTTTTGAAATGTTTATTAGGCCTTTTTAGACCTACTGAAGGTCGCATACTTTATGATGGTGAAGCCTACTCAGAACTCTCTTCAGAGAATCAACGTACATTGCGCGAGCAAATGGGAATGGTTTTTCAAGGGAGTGCGTTGTTTGATTCTATGACGGTAGAAGAAAATATAATGTTTCCGTTAAGAATGTTTACTAAACAGCGTAAAGCAGAACGATTAGAGCGCGCTAATGCTGTAATAAAACGCGTAAATCTTATTGATGCCAATAAAAAGCTACCTTCAGAAATTTCTGGAGGAATGCAAAAAAGGGTGGCTATTGCTCGAGCTATAGTAAACAACCCAAAATATTTGTTTTGCGATGAGCCTAACTCAGGCTTAGACCCTCGTACAGCCACACTTATTGACAATCTAATACAGGAAATAACTCACGAATACGACATTACTACGATCATAAATACCCACGATATGAACTCTGTAATGGAAATAGGTGAAAAAATCGTTTTTCTGCAAAAAGGGCATTTAGCCTGGGAAGGTTCTAAAGACACTATATTTAAAACAGACAACAAAGATGTGACTGACTTTGTTTACTCTTCAGATCTCTTTAAAAAGGTACGTGAAGCCGTTTTAAAAGACCAAGTAAACAAATAA